The nucleotide window ccttattttattttattttaatgggCTTTTTATATGTTACAGATTGAAATCTTCTCTGAGAGTTAGTGGACTAAACAAGTCGGATGGTGCTTTTGAGACTGCTAGTACAGATTCTGGTTCATTTCCCAGGATTGCAATTGAAAGTGCACCTGCTCGCAAGGACCATTCTGCTAGGTTAGAGAAGAGGGTAGTGGCAAAAGCAAGCAAGCAGTATGTTTTTCTTCTAGTTAGCTCATTATGATTCTTTGATTATTGTGTAGAGGGTAATTCATAATGCTACGCTAAAGTCAAATTTATATcatctatattatatatatgtatacttcTTTTGGTTGTTATGATGACTTGTTTATTTGATATTGGATGCTTATGTCAGGCCAAATAGCCATGAGATCAATTCAGCAAGCAGTCCTAATTCAGTTGTGAAAGGAAAGATTTCTAGTGCACCTCGAACTGGCTCCATCATGTCTCTAGACTCATCTACGAAAATTCACCCATCATCTGGAGGCTTTCAAGGTCTAAAACTGGctttaatttcaaataaattctcaaTATCTGCAGTTGTGAGGATCATAACCAATGACGCCAATATCTGCAGGTTCGTCACCACACGCCATAGCTCAATGGGGTGGTCAAAGACCACATAAAAACTCGAGAACAAGGAGATCGAATTTAGTTTCTCCTGTTTCAAGTAAAGTTGAATCTCAGTTTCAGGGCTTTCCATCTTCTGATTTTAGTTCTAGAACTTCACCTGTTGGGATCAATGGATCACTGCTTGCAAGCACTATGGAGAACAATAATAGCCTAAAGATTAAGACAGAACTTGAAAATGTCTCGTCTCCATTTGGGCTATCTGAAAGTGAAGAATCAGGAGCTGGAGAAAGCAAAGCAAAGGAGAAAGGAACCTATAATGGGGAAGTTGCCCTTACCAGTACTCAGAAAATCGGGGCTTATATGTTGTCTGGTAAGAAGAATAAAGTTCCTATTAATGAAATTGGAGATGATGTGCGGAGACAAGGGAGAAGTGGAAGACATTTGTCCTCACCAAGGCCAGCCATTCACCTTGTGAGGGAGAAAGTAGAGAATCTACCAACGACAAAGCCCCTTCAGATCGTGAGGCCTGCATCTGATAAGAGTAAAACGTGTGTATAACTTTTATCTTTTTTCCCTTAAGGTTAAAACATTTCGTCACTACATATGCTGACTGTACTTAATTGTCCAATCATATACCTTTTTGGTAACTCAGCAAATCAGGTCGTCCGCCCACAAAAAAGTTGAAAGACCGCAAGGCTGCAACTCAAGTTGGCCAAAAGCAGAATGGTGGCTCTTTAGATTTTGCAGGTACTATTTATCATATCCATGACGCTTTTGCACTTTTATATTAGGATTTCATCATTATCCTCCTTTGCATAGCGATATAGCTTTTTCCACACTTTTATTAGGATTTCATTATTTTCCTCCTTTACTGGTCATTTAAAATTTTCCCCTAGATCTATTTTTTGGATGATAGATACTAGTATGTCAAGTTTTTGTTACATGTAGAAAAAAAAGCATTATGCATATTCACTTTCTTGGATGTTTTCCAATACTTGAAATCAATGTTTGAAGTAACTCTTGTGCTTCTGTTCTTGTTACATAGCTTTATTATCATTCATGGAGCATAACACAAAAAtaggtatatgtgtgtctaCAGATGCTGATAGATATTATCTTGAGTTAACTGAAATCTGAGATTGGCTGCTAATTGAGGAATGTTCCATGTAATTTCTTGACAGCATGCAATACATCACTTGCTGGCGAATCTGATGATGATCGTGAAGATCTATTTGTGGCTGCCAGTTCTGCTCGTAATTTTAGTGGTATGCATCGTGATCTGACTTCTATGCTACctcatttcttttttgttgttttaatatataatatgatCCCTAAACTAGTAGCTTGTTCCATAGATATTGCTTGTTCTGGTCCTTACTGGAAGAAAATGGAATCTCTTTTTGCTCCTATCTGCCCAGAGGACATGTCCTACTTGAAACAACAGGTAGTTAATGGATTACCCAGATAAGTTTTTTTACTTCATTGAGACTGTTTTTTTTGGATCAGTAACGTTTcaacttttttcattttttgatttgTTATTGGATCAGCTAAGTTTTGCTGAGGAGCTTGATGGGAGTTTGTCTCAGATTTATGGAGGCGAATTCGACATTTTGGTACTTATCACATTACTATCAATAACTTTCTCAGCCGtctagaaaaacaaaataaagtctACTTCTGAGTACTGTCTTTGTTGAAGGAATGCACAATTAATTGTGAATTATATATAATCAGGGTGGTGTTGCACAGAAAGAAGTTCCTAATCCTACCGTTGAAAAATTAGTGGGCCGTTACAGTGAAGGATCAGCTAAAATAGGTTCCCTGTGTGGAAAAGTTGATGCAGGAAGGTTTAACGAGGGTACTCCACTTTACCAAATGGTTCTTTCTGCTATgattgaagaagatgaaagtgaAGAAGTTTACTTACAAAGTGAAGGGAAGAATACGGCTTTTCACTATGCCAGTGATGATTCTTATTGTGGTTCATGTAACCAGATAGACATGGAACCCAAAGATAGGGAGAGAGTGGATTGTGAAGTAGAATCAAAAGTGAATTTTCAGGCACAGAGGAATTCTCTTTTAGACAGATTTTCTTGTGTTAGGAGTGCTGCATCTAGTACTCTTAGGAACCCAAGCACATCTAATTCTCTAATTAGCAATGGAAGATGGCTAGGAGACGATGATTATTTGCATTTAGATGTTGGCCATGTAAGCGAAATATGTTCAAGTGATGTGGGTCTTCTGCAGCCGACGGAAGTTAATATTCCCCACCTTTCTTCCTCTGATTGTCAATATCAGCAGATGAGTCTGGATGACAGGCTTCAACTGGAGTTACAGAGTATTGGATTATGTCCAGAACCTTTGGTAGGCTTCTTCCTGATGTTGTTTTCTCTATTAATTGTTATATCAGTTACTTTACTCATATATTCTTAGCTTCATGTGCTGTATATTTTTCCATGACGCAGCCTGATCTAGTAGAGGGAGAGGACATGATTGATCAAAATATTATGCAACTCAATGAAAGGCTATACCACCAGGTTAGATGAAAtgcatttttctgcattttGCAAATCCATTTAATATTCATCTTATGTGGTTATGTTTGCTTTGCATGGAGTCCTTTTTCTGGTTTCTACCtatttgttgttatttttcatttccttttatATCCTATCTCTCATCTTTCGTGACaattttgattgattgataggTTGGGATTAAGAAAAAG belongs to Tripterygium wilfordii isolate XIE 37 chromosome 2, ASM1340144v1, whole genome shotgun sequence and includes:
- the LOC120017088 gene encoding uncharacterized protein LOC120017088, whose amino-acid sequence is MFSPGNNLSRGSAVPSADIPLLPQCLHLEPITLTNQKYTRSGELRRVLGVPLGTTSEDHSFRVAHPKPPPPVATEELKRFKECVQDASRKARDRAKILGESIFKLEKYKEALSKKKRHRSDLSFDERLVRTKLAKVGNQNPRSSHDISPQRLEDRARNIGLNKRVRTSVMDVQTDGRSISTLRQHAVTERSGDALQDVGNGSVQLEEKIRKLPAGSEVWDAKMKKKRSVAMVTNRALNADRDIKRATDPKLSADSKLRSCDTQGFRLKSSLRVSGLNKSDGAFETASTDSGSFPRIAIESAPARKDHSARLEKRVVAKASKQPNSHEINSASSPNSVVKGKISSAPRTGSIMSLDSSTKIHPSSGGFQGSSPHAIAQWGGQRPHKNSRTRRSNLVSPVSSKVESQFQGFPSSDFSSRTSPVGINGSLLASTMENNNSLKIKTELENVSSPFGLSESEESGAGESKAKEKGTYNGEVALTSTQKIGAYMLSGKKNKVPINEIGDDVRRQGRSGRHLSSPRPAIHLVREKVENLPTTKPLQIVRPASDKSKTKSGRPPTKKLKDRKAATQVGQKQNGGSLDFAACNTSLAGESDDDREDLFVAASSARNFSDIACSGPYWKKMESLFAPICPEDMSYLKQQLSFAEELDGSLSQIYGGEFDILGGVAQKEVPNPTVEKLVGRYSEGSAKIGSLCGKVDAGRFNEGTPLYQMVLSAMIEEDESEEVYLQSEGKNTAFHYASDDSYCGSCNQIDMEPKDRERVDCEVESKVNFQAQRNSLLDRFSCVRSAASSTLRNPSTSNSLISNGRWLGDDDYLHLDVGHVSEICSSDVGLLQPTEVNIPHLSSSDCQYQQMSLDDRLQLELQSIGLCPEPLPDLVEGEDMIDQNIMQLNERLYHQVGIKKKNLGRVIKAIQRARDLETRNIEQVAMDQLLEMAYRRRMACRGNNSSRSGVLKVPRQVALAFVKRVLARCRKFEDTGIGCFSEPGLHNVIIAAPLCNNDAKSIEYGSGTASNICSEVSDHCAKARVLGSSDAFQSVEPTSVRASSKTSVLNRVRKREVLVDDVVGSASSRVMSTFEGSPVGGVKARRSERERDQSRDNLSSSVLGADQSLLNGSRSENRLKSKPRQKRHNLSTTGNKPGAAAQRALPSTAPVSGQSVAKASNRTEVSSCSIPQDSSKESVNPIDFANLDGLDSVEGLGSWWNLDEDGLQDHDSIGLEIPMDDLSHLNMLM